One Glycine max cultivar Williams 82 chromosome 3, Glycine_max_v4.0, whole genome shotgun sequence DNA window includes the following coding sequences:
- the LOC102662658 gene encoding protein FAR1-RELATED SEQUENCE 5-like has protein sequence MRSDTYTSSRGRTSFVLIGCERSGKYKCRKKEFVRRDTSTRKCGCPFKIHGKPVHGGEGWTVKLICGIHNHELVKTLVGHPYAGRLTDDEKNIIADMTKSNVKPRNILLTLKEHNANSCTTIKQIYNARSVYRSSIRGDDTEMQHLMRLLERDQYIHWHRLRDQDVVCDLFWCHPDAVKLCNTCHLVFLIDSTYKTNRYRLPLLDFVGVTPTGMTFSAGFAYLEGERVNNLVWALEWFQGLFLRNDRLHVVIVIDRDLALMNAVKVVFPECMNLLCRFHIDKNVKAKCKSLIG, from the coding sequence ATGAGGTCTGATACATATACTAGTAGCAGAGGAAGaacttcatttgtgttaattgggtgtgaaaggagcgGTAAGTACAAGtgtaggaagaaagaatttgttagaagagacaCAAGCACTagaaaatgtggttgtccctttaAGATTCATGGAAAACCAGTGCATGGAGGTGAAGGTTGGACGGTGAAGCTGATATGTGGGATTCACAACCATGAATTGGTGAagaccttagttggacatccatatgctgGGAGATTGACAGATGATGAGAAGAATATcattgctgatatgacgaagtcGAATGTAAAACCAAGAAATATCCTACTAACATTGAAGGAGCACAACGCCAACAGTTGcaccacaatcaaacaaatctacaatgcaagaagtgtaTATCGTTCTTCAATCAGAGGAGATGACACTGAAATGCAACACCTAATGAGGCTCCTTGAACGTGaccaatacattcattggcatagattgaggGATCAAGATGTGGTGTGTGatttgttttggtgtcacccagatgcagttaAGTTATGTAACACATGTCATCTTGTTTTTTtgatagacagtacctacaaaacaaataggtacaggCTCCCATTGCTTGACTTTGTAGGGGTGACACCAACCGGGATGACtttctctgctgggtttgcatatctggagggtgaGCGCGTGAACAATCTTGTATGGGCattggaatggtttcaaggcctttttttaagaaatgatcGCCTTCATGTTGTTATTGTCATAGACAGAGACCTAGCCCTgatgaatgctgtgaaagttgTGTTTCCGGAGTGTAtgaatttgttgtgcaggtttcacatagacaagaatgtgaaggcaaagtgCAAATCGCTAATTGGTTAG